From bacterium, the proteins below share one genomic window:
- the rplE gene encoding 50S ribosomal protein L5 produces MNRLQEKYRTELATSLKDQLKLTNVHQTPRLIKVVVSVGVGRAVVDQKYLDTAVATLRKLTGQQPVITKAKNSIAGFKLREGNAIGAKVTLRTERMYDFLDRLNSIVLPRVRDFHGLSVKAFDSHGNYSIGLTEHTVFPEISYEEANQTHGIQITLVTTAKNKEQGEALLRTLGVPLERKEK; encoded by the coding sequence ATGAATCGCTTACAGGAAAAATATCGAACAGAACTCGCTACGAGCTTGAAAGATCAGCTCAAGCTCACTAACGTCCATCAGACACCACGCTTGATTAAGGTGGTTGTATCGGTTGGTGTTGGTCGTGCTGTAGTTGACCAGAAGTATCTTGATACAGCTGTGGCTACTCTGCGTAAACTTACTGGTCAGCAGCCTGTAATCACCAAAGCCAAGAACAGTATCGCTGGATTCAAGCTTCGCGAGGGGAATGCAATTGGTGCTAAAGTAACACTCCGCACTGAACGCATGTATGACTTCCTCGATCGCTTGAACTCAATCGTGCTTCCTCGTGTGCGTGATTTTCATGGGCTTTCAGTTAAGGCTTTTGACTCGCATGGGAATTATTCTATCGGACTGACCGAGCACACGGTATTCCCGGAGATTAGCTACGAAGAAGCTAATCAGACCCACGGTATTCAGATCACGCTCGTGACAACAGCAAAAAATAAGGAGCAAGGAGAGGCGCTCTTGCGCACCCTCGGCGTACCGCTCGAAAGGAAGGAGAAGTAA
- the rplX gene encoding 50S ribosomal protein L24, translated as MKLKLKDKVMIIAGRDKGKTGEIMAVLPKLNKVVVAGVNVVKRHAKPTTQNPKGGIIELTKPIDSAKVMILDPKTNKPARVGYKVTKNGKERVFKVAQFGNKKTKKATEKPAEKKAEVKK; from the coding sequence ATGAAGCTCAAGCTAAAAGATAAAGTAATGATTATTGCTGGGCGTGATAAAGGTAAGACTGGCGAAATTATGGCTGTGCTACCGAAACTCAATAAGGTAGTTGTAGCGGGCGTAAATGTCGTGAAGCGCCACGCCAAGCCAACCACTCAAAATCCTAAGGGTGGCATCATTGAGCTCACGAAGCCAATTGATAGTGCAAAAGTTATGATTTTAGACCCAAAGACCAATAAGCCAGCTCGAGTCGGCTACAAGGTGACGAAGAATGGTAAAGAACGAGTCTTTAAAGTAGCTCAGTTTGGCAACAAGAAGACCAAGAAAGCAACTGAGAAGCCAGCCGAGAAGAAGGCTGAGGTGAAGAAATGA
- the rplN gene encoding 50S ribosomal protein L14, with amino-acid sequence MIQPQTILKAADNTGAKRIFCIKVLGGSKRRYAHIGDVIVASVKTATPNGTVKKKEVVQAVVVRTVNQTRRADGSVIRFDENAAVIIDKQGQPRGTRIFGPVARELRDRGYMKIVSLAPEVL; translated from the coding sequence ATGATCCAGCCGCAGACTATACTGAAGGCTGCCGACAACACTGGTGCAAAGCGCATCTTTTGCATTAAGGTACTTGGCGGATCGAAGCGCCGATATGCCCATATCGGCGATGTGATTGTTGCCTCAGTCAAGACCGCAACACCAAACGGCACTGTCAAGAAAAAAGAAGTCGTACAGGCTGTCGTGGTGCGTACTGTCAATCAGACTCGTCGTGCTGATGGTAGTGTGATTCGCTTTGACGAAAATGCAGCCGTGATTATCGATAAGCAAGGCCAGCCACGCGGAACACGTATTTTTGGACCTGTAGCTCGCGAATTGCGAGACCGTGGCTATATGAAGATTGTCTCGCTCGCGCCGGAGGTGCTCTAA
- the rpsQ gene encoding 30S ribosomal protein S17, translating into MARTMIGKVVSNKMDKTAIVLVERAKNHPIYRKRFTISTRFKAHDAYNTAQIGDVVEIAETRPISSDKRFAITKILEAAPKSEEAKL; encoded by the coding sequence ATGGCTAGAACAATGATCGGAAAAGTTGTATCAAACAAGATGGACAAGACTGCTATCGTGTTGGTTGAGCGTGCGAAGAATCATCCGATTTACCGTAAGCGTTTTACTATTAGCACTCGCTTTAAGGCGCATGACGCCTACAATACCGCTCAGATCGGTGACGTAGTCGAGATTGCTGAAACTCGTCCTATAAGTAGCGATAAGCGCTTTGCTATCACAAAGATTCTTGAAGCTGCTCCAAAGTCAGAGGAGGCAAAGTTATGA
- the rpmC gene encoding 50S ribosomal protein L29 has translation MKMTEIRAKNDAELGRLVTETREKIAQAHIDMRTKEVKNVKEIHNLKRIVARALTVQSEREMAELEKQNG, from the coding sequence ATGAAAATGACAGAAATTCGCGCCAAAAACGATGCCGAACTCGGGCGACTCGTAACTGAAACTCGTGAAAAAATCGCTCAAGCTCATATCGATATGCGCACCAAAGAAGTAAAGAACGTGAAAGAGATTCACAACCTTAAGCGAATAGTGGCCCGAGCTCTGACCGTGCAGTCCGAGCGAGAGATGGCTGAATTGGAGAAGCAAAATGGCTAG
- the rplP gene encoding 50S ribosomal protein L16 — translation MLLPRKTKFRKAFKGKNVGAATRGTNIDFGRYGLRVLENDRLTSRQIEAARRAMTRYIKRGGKVWIRVFPHTPVTQKPNEVRMGSGKGAVDHYVAKVQAGRIIFELDGVTEEVAKEAMRLAGRKLPVKSRFVTREAGE, via the coding sequence ATGTTACTCCCACGTAAAACTAAATTCCGAAAAGCCTTTAAGGGCAAAAACGTCGGTGCCGCTACGCGTGGTACAAACATCGACTTCGGTCGGTATGGCCTGCGCGTACTCGAAAACGATCGATTGACTTCACGTCAGATCGAAGCTGCTCGTCGTGCTATGACACGCTATATCAAGCGTGGTGGTAAGGTTTGGATTCGTGTTTTCCCGCATACCCCAGTCACACAAAAGCCAAATGAAGTACGCATGGGTTCAGGCAAGGGTGCAGTAGATCACTACGTTGCAAAAGTCCAAGCTGGTCGCATTATTTTTGAGCTCGATGGCGTTACTGAAGAAGTAGCAAAAGAAGCAATGCGCCTGGCTGGCCGAAAGCTTCCTGTGAAGTCACGCTTTGTAACTCGTGAGGCAGGAGAATAA
- the rpsC gene encoding 30S ribosomal protein S3, with protein MGQKINPISLRLAADRQWRSRWFAERDYKSLLKQDLQIRKVVGDMLGFRAAVARVEIERSTGEVVITIYTAKPGVVIGRGGSGTTALKEALSRVIYGKMRINIEEIRQPDLEAQLVANNIASALERRMPFRRILKNAVENSMKAGALGVKASVSGRLNGADMARRETVAEGSIPLHTIRAKISYATAEATTTFGIIGVKVWIYRGEEN; from the coding sequence ATGGGACAAAAAATTAATCCAATTTCATTGCGTCTTGCCGCTGATCGACAGTGGCGTAGTCGCTGGTTTGCTGAACGTGATTACAAATCGCTCTTGAAGCAAGACTTGCAAATCCGCAAGGTAGTCGGTGATATGCTTGGTTTTCGTGCGGCAGTTGCGCGCGTCGAGATCGAGCGCTCCACCGGTGAAGTGGTAATTACTATTTATACTGCTAAGCCTGGTGTCGTTATTGGTCGCGGTGGCTCGGGTACTACAGCTCTCAAAGAAGCCCTCTCAAGGGTGATCTATGGCAAGATGCGTATTAATATCGAAGAGATTCGCCAGCCTGACCTTGAGGCACAACTGGTCGCAAATAATATCGCCAGCGCCCTTGAGCGCCGTATGCCATTCCGCCGTATTCTCAAGAATGCTGTTGAGAATAGCATGAAGGCTGGTGCACTTGGTGTAAAGGCAAGCGTATCTGGACGACTGAATGGCGCTGATATGGCACGTCGCGAAACTGTTGCTGAAGGCAGTATCCCGCTGCATACCATTCGCGCCAAGATTAGCTATGCGACCGCAGAAGCTACGACGACCTTCGGTATTATCGGCGTGAAGGTTTGGATTTATCGAGGAGAGGAAAACTAA
- the rplV gene encoding 50S ribosomal protein L22, which yields MMKVIAKARGLKISARKLRLSADLVRNARVIDAEYLLAATPKKGAAMVADALKSAVANAENNHNLRKSMLRVAEIRVDEGPAQERFRPRSRGMAHPILHRSSHLTVVVTDEAASEKKKAVKKQPVMKKEAK from the coding sequence GTGATGAAAGTAATTGCAAAAGCTCGCGGACTCAAGATATCTGCTCGCAAACTGCGCCTGAGTGCGGACCTCGTACGCAACGCACGCGTGATTGATGCTGAGTACTTGCTCGCAGCTACTCCAAAGAAAGGAGCTGCGATGGTTGCTGATGCCCTGAAGAGTGCTGTCGCAAACGCAGAAAACAACCACAACTTGCGCAAGAGCATGCTGCGCGTGGCAGAAATTCGTGTTGATGAAGGTCCGGCACAAGAACGCTTCCGACCACGCTCTCGCGGTATGGCGCATCCAATTTTGCACCGCAGTTCGCACCTGACAGTTGTTGTCACCGACGAAGCTGCGTCAGAAAAGAAAAAAGCTGTTAAAAAACAGCCCGTAATGAAGAAGGAAGCCAAGTAA
- the rpsS gene encoding 30S ribosomal protein S19, translating into MSRSLKKGPYVDRKLLKKVLALGPTDKTVIKTWARASSITPEMVGKTIAVHNGKSHLPVFVTENMVGHKLGEFAPTRKFRGHGGKLAKAQG; encoded by the coding sequence ATGAGCCGTTCACTCAAAAAAGGCCCATACGTAGACCGTAAACTTCTTAAGAAAGTATTGGCTCTCGGACCAACTGACAAAACCGTGATCAAGACTTGGGCACGCGCAAGTTCGATTACTCCTGAAATGGTCGGCAAGACCATCGCTGTTCACAATGGCAAGTCACACCTTCCTGTGTTCGTGACTGAGAACATGGTTGGTCACAAGCTTGGTGAATTTGCACCAACCCGCAAATTCCGTGGGCACGGTGGTAAATTAGCAAAGGCGCAAGGATAA
- the rplB gene encoding 50S ribosomal protein L2 produces MAIRVYKPNTGARRAMSVNAFEEITKTKPEKSLLLKRKQKAGRNNQGKITVRHRGGGVKRALRIVDFAQTKLESAEIIAIEYDPGRSANIALVKSEKGKKAYIIAGAGMKVGDTISAKPETDIKEHNRMPLSQIPLGSTIYNIELTPGKGGQLVRSAGMKAQLAAKEGDYATVKLPSGEMRLVRQECYATIGAVGNESHSLVRGGSAGRTRRRGIRPTVRGKAMNPNDHRHGGGEGGTSIGLKRPVTPWGKPALGAKTRRRRATDKYIVRSRKGK; encoded by the coding sequence ATGGCAATCCGAGTCTATAAGCCAAACACAGGCGCACGTCGCGCTATGAGCGTGAACGCATTTGAAGAGATTACAAAGACGAAGCCAGAAAAAAGCCTTCTTCTGAAGCGCAAGCAAAAAGCTGGCCGCAACAATCAGGGTAAGATTACTGTTCGCCACCGTGGTGGCGGCGTAAAGCGCGCCCTACGTATCGTTGACTTCGCCCAGACTAAGCTCGAAAGTGCTGAGATTATCGCCATCGAATATGATCCAGGTCGTTCTGCAAACATCGCACTCGTGAAGAGTGAAAAAGGCAAGAAGGCTTATATTATTGCTGGAGCCGGCATGAAAGTTGGTGACACGATCTCTGCTAAACCAGAAACTGATATCAAAGAGCATAATCGTATGCCGCTCTCGCAGATTCCGCTTGGTAGTACGATCTACAATATTGAATTGACTCCAGGGAAAGGCGGTCAGTTAGTGCGCAGTGCCGGTATGAAGGCTCAGCTCGCCGCAAAAGAAGGCGATTATGCTACCGTAAAGCTTCCATCGGGTGAGATGCGTCTTGTTCGTCAGGAGTGCTATGCAACCATAGGGGCAGTTGGCAATGAAAGTCATAGTCTCGTACGTGGTGGTTCTGCTGGCCGTACTCGTCGCCGCGGTATCCGACCGACTGTGCGTGGTAAGGCTATGAACCCGAACGATCACCGTCACGGTGGTGGTGAGGGCGGTACTTCAATTGGTTTGAAGCGCCCAGTTACTCCTTGGGGTAAGCCTGCGCTTGGTGCGAAGACTCGCCGTCGTCGTGCAACTGATAAATATATAGTTCGCTCAAGGAAAGGAAAGTAA
- the rplW gene encoding 50S ribosomal protein L23, whose protein sequence is MSQMVLKPVITEKSLMQAGQGTYVFVVPMSANKLTIAEAVKTQFKVDPTYVRVSIAKGKLKRFKQIKGRRVDTKKAYVTLTKGQSIAAFNLGQEEEVKTKVRSKNDKDAKASDRAKRVERADKQKAEKK, encoded by the coding sequence ATGAGTCAGATGGTACTCAAGCCAGTCATTACTGAAAAAAGCCTGATGCAGGCAGGCCAGGGTACGTATGTGTTTGTTGTGCCAATGTCTGCGAATAAGCTGACTATTGCTGAAGCAGTGAAGACCCAGTTTAAGGTTGACCCAACATATGTACGTGTAAGTATTGCGAAAGGTAAGCTCAAGCGATTCAAGCAAATCAAAGGCCGTCGTGTTGATACCAAGAAAGCTTACGTTACTCTGACAAAGGGTCAGTCAATTGCTGCATTTAATCTCGGTCAGGAAGAAGAAGTAAAGACCAAGGTGCGCAGCAAAAATGACAAAGACGCGAAAGCTTCCGATAGGGCTAAGAGGGTAGAACGGGCCGATAAGCAGAAGGCGGAGAAGAAATAA
- the rplD gene encoding 50S ribosomal protein L4: protein MKVTTFTKTGSKAAAETSLDKGVFGREVNMQLLKVAYTRTLANKRQATAKTKTRGEIAGGGKKPWRQKGTGRARTGSIRNPIWRGGGTVFGPTGEQNYAINLPKKAIRASLAQALSVKAGAKAIAVIESYDNADAKVKATATLFAKMGLTGSVLLVVEECSALVQRATRNLPRVTATEARLLQVNDILDVDHIVVTKKALEEINTWLGDKK from the coding sequence ATGAAGGTAACTACTTTTACTAAGACTGGTTCGAAGGCAGCTGCCGAGACCTCACTTGATAAAGGTGTCTTTGGTCGCGAAGTAAATATGCAGCTTCTTAAGGTCGCCTACACTCGCACGCTTGCAAATAAGCGCCAAGCTACAGCTAAAACAAAGACACGTGGCGAAATCGCAGGTGGCGGTAAGAAGCCATGGCGTCAAAAAGGCACCGGCCGAGCGCGTACTGGCTCTATCCGAAATCCTATCTGGCGCGGGGGTGGTACAGTATTCGGCCCTACTGGCGAGCAAAATTATGCCATTAATCTCCCCAAAAAGGCTATTCGTGCGAGTTTGGCTCAAGCCCTCTCAGTGAAAGCAGGAGCAAAAGCCATTGCCGTGATCGAAAGTTATGATAATGCTGACGCAAAAGTAAAAGCTACGGCCACTTTGTTTGCAAAGATGGGCTTGACCGGAAGTGTACTTCTGGTCGTCGAAGAGTGCTCAGCATTAGTTCAGCGCGCAACACGTAATCTACCACGCGTAACAGCTACAGAAGCACGACTCCTTCAGGTAAACGATATTCTCGATGTCGACCATATTGTTGTTACCAAGAAGGCGCTTGAAGAGATTAATACCTGGCTAGGAGATAAGAAATGA
- the rplC gene encoding 50S ribosomal protein L3 — protein MKAILATKIGMTQLYDAEGRLQSVTVLQAGPCVVTQVKTVANDGYSAAQLGFGDAKRMPKSKAGHLKASGANSKLLREVRTTEVEGESQLKVGDQIKADIFEVGEKVAVTGISKGKGFAGTIKRHNFHRGPKTHGSHNYRAPGSIGAGYPQHVFKGIKMAGHMGHEQVSVKNLNIVHIDADSNVIAVAGAVPGPRKGAVLLKGREV, from the coding sequence ATGAAAGCTATACTTGCCACCAAAATCGGAATGACGCAGCTCTATGATGCTGAAGGACGTTTGCAATCTGTCACTGTATTGCAGGCTGGACCGTGCGTAGTTACACAAGTAAAAACAGTTGCGAATGATGGCTACTCTGCTGCACAGCTTGGCTTTGGTGATGCTAAGCGTATGCCGAAGTCAAAGGCTGGTCACCTCAAGGCTAGTGGTGCGAACTCCAAACTCTTGCGTGAAGTCCGTACCACTGAAGTTGAGGGCGAAAGCCAGCTAAAGGTAGGTGACCAAATTAAGGCTGATATCTTCGAAGTCGGAGAAAAAGTCGCGGTTACTGGCATTTCTAAGGGTAAAGGCTTTGCTGGCACAATCAAGCGACATAACTTTCATCGTGGTCCAAAGACGCACGGTTCACACAACTATCGTGCCCCGGGCTCTATTGGTGCAGGATACCCACAGCACGTCTTCAAGGGCATCAAGATGGCCGGGCATATGGGCCATGAGCAGGTTTCGGTCAAGAACCTCAACATTGTTCATATCGATGCAGATAGTAACGTAATCGCTGTAGCCGGTGCTGTTCCTGGTCCACGCAAGGGCGCCGTTCTACTGAAGGGGCGTGAAGTATGA
- the rpsJ gene encoding 30S ribosomal protein S10 translates to MSDKNTQRIRIRLKAYDNKVIDQSAKQIIDTAIRTGAQVAGPVPLPTDKKTTTVIRSPHIFKDSHEAFEMRTHKRLIDITEPTPKTIDSLMNLSLPAGVDIEIKM, encoded by the coding sequence ATGAGCGACAAGAACACCCAGCGTATCCGCATCCGCCTCAAGGCGTATGACAACAAAGTCATTGACCAGTCTGCGAAGCAGATCATTGACACGGCTATCCGCACCGGCGCACAAGTTGCCGGCCCGGTGCCGCTGCCAACTGACAAGAAGACGACTACTGTTATTCGTAGCCCTCACATCTTCAAAGATAGTCATGAAGCGTTCGAGATGCGCACCCACAAGCGTCTGATCGATATTACCGAGCCAACACCAAAGACCATTGATTCTTTGATGAATCTTAGTCTCCCTGCCGGGGTCGATATCGAGATCAAGATGTAA
- the tuf gene encoding elongation factor Tu: MAEFKRDKPHINVGTMGHVDHGKTTLTAAITHVLAKKLPSDVNKPINYDEIDKAPEERERGITIATSHQEYESEKRHYAHVDMPGHADYVKNMITGAAQVDGAILVVSAADGPMPQTREHVLLARQVGVPRILVYMNKMDMADPEIAELVEEEIRDLLEKNEFARDCPIVKGSALKALEGDATAEDSIMELVKAMDEFLPEPERDLDKPFLMPIEDVFSIKGRGTVATGRIEQGIIKVNEEVEIVGIKDNQKTVVTGVEMFRKLLDQGQAGDNVGLLLRGIERTQIERGQVIAKPGSITPHTEFEAEVYVLTKEEGGRHTPFLDGYKPQFYFRTTDVTGEVKLPEGMKMVMPGDNINVNVKLLAPIAMDEGLRFAIREGGRTVGAGVVTKITK, translated from the coding sequence GTGGCAGAATTCAAGCGCGATAAACCACATATTAACGTCGGTACCATGGGTCACGTTGACCACGGGAAGACAACTCTTACAGCTGCTATTACGCATGTTTTGGCGAAGAAATTGCCTTCAGATGTAAACAAGCCAATTAACTACGACGAGATCGACAAGGCTCCAGAAGAGCGCGAGCGCGGTATCACCATCGCTACCTCTCACCAAGAGTACGAGTCAGAAAAGCGTCACTACGCCCACGTTGACATGCCAGGTCACGCTGACTACGTAAAAAACATGATTACCGGTGCAGCTCAGGTAGACGGTGCTATCCTTGTAGTATCTGCTGCTGACGGTCCAATGCCTCAGACTCGTGAGCATGTATTGCTTGCTCGCCAAGTCGGCGTACCACGCATTCTTGTCTACATGAACAAGATGGACATGGCTGATCCAGAAATCGCTGAGCTCGTAGAAGAAGAAATCCGCGATTTGCTCGAAAAGAACGAGTTTGCTCGCGACTGCCCAATCGTCAAGGGTTCAGCACTCAAGGCACTTGAAGGCGATGCTACCGCTGAAGACTCAATCATGGAGCTCGTGAAGGCTATGGATGAGTTCCTCCCAGAGCCAGAGCGCGATCTTGATAAGCCATTCTTGATGCCAATCGAAGACGTATTCTCGATTAAGGGTCGTGGTACAGTTGCTACCGGCCGTATCGAGCAGGGTATCATCAAGGTGAACGAAGAAGTTGAAATCGTTGGTATTAAGGACAACCAAAAGACTGTTGTTACTGGTGTAGAAATGTTCCGTAAGCTCCTTGACCAAGGACAGGCTGGTGACAATGTAGGTCTCTTGCTCCGCGGTATTGAGCGCACTCAGATCGAGCGCGGTCAGGTTATCGCTAAGCCAGGTTCTATCACCCCGCATACCGAGTTTGAAGCTGAAGTGTATGTTTTGACCAAGGAAGAAGGCGGACGCCACACCCCATTCCTCGATGGCTATAAGCCCCAGTTCTACTTCCGTACCACTGATGTAACTGGTGAAGTTAAACTTCCTGAGGGCATGAAGATGGTTATGCCTGGTGATAACATCAATGTAAACGTTAAGTTGCTTGCTCCAATCGCCATGGATGAAGGTCTCCGCTTCGCTATTCGTGAAGGTGGCCGCACGGTTGGCGCCGGTGTCGTAACTAAGATTACGAAGTAG
- the fusA gene encoding elongation factor G — translation MAREYSLEDTRNIGIIAHIDAGKTTVTEGILYRTGKTHKIGEVHEGEATMDWMEQEQERGITITSAATTCFWNGKRINIIDTPGHIDFTVEVERSLRVLDGAVTVFDGKMGVEPQSETVWRQADKYGVPRICFINKINQTGGDFYKSLESIHGRLTKKAYPIHLPIGFEQEINGIVDVIEQKAYQYNDYADKELQQIDIPEDMKEKVERYRNHLIEAAVEADDAIMEKYLEGEDLTIDEIKACIRKSVLTGEFFIVSGGDGRGVIVEKLLDIVVDYLPNPLDINAPLAESTKTGEQELVKVADDAPFVGLAFKIATDPFVGKLCFFRVYAGTLKSGSYVLNSSTGEKERIGRILRMHANNREEVQEVYAGEIAAAVGLKGTMTGHTLCDVGHGVLLEQITFPEPVIQIAVEPKTKADQEKMSMALSRLAEEDPTFRVNSDNEAGQTLISGMGELHLEVLVDRMKREFKVEANVGKPQVAYRETVRKTVQVEGKFVRQSGGRGQYGHVWLEISPLVHVEDIEGDKPTYEFENAIVGGVVPKEYIKPVDEGIREAMGNGVLAGYPVVDVKAKLYDGSYHEVDSSEMAFKIAGSIALQEGVRKADPVILEPVMKVEVTAPEEFMGDVVGDINSKRGRIDQMSDRAGAKIIDAFVPLSEMFGYATSLRSMTQGRANYSMEFDHYAEVPRNIAEDLIGKNPRAAAATE, via the coding sequence ATGGCTCGCGAATATTCACTCGAAGATACACGTAATATCGGCATCATTGCCCACATCGATGCAGGGAAGACAACCGTTACAGAAGGAATCCTGTACCGTACTGGTAAGACACATAAGATTGGTGAAGTGCACGAAGGTGAAGCAACCATGGACTGGATGGAGCAAGAGCAAGAGCGTGGTATTACGATTACTTCAGCTGCCACGACATGTTTCTGGAATGGGAAGCGCATCAACATCATTGACACTCCTGGTCACATCGACTTTACGGTAGAAGTAGAGCGAAGCTTGCGCGTACTCGACGGCGCAGTGACAGTCTTCGACGGCAAGATGGGCGTAGAGCCACAGTCTGAGACCGTATGGCGCCAGGCCGACAAATACGGCGTGCCACGTATCTGTTTTATTAATAAGATCAATCAGACTGGTGGTGATTTTTATAAGAGTCTTGAGTCAATTCATGGGCGCTTGACGAAGAAAGCCTATCCAATCCACCTGCCAATTGGCTTCGAGCAAGAGATCAATGGTATCGTTGACGTTATTGAGCAGAAGGCTTACCAGTACAACGACTACGCTGACAAAGAACTCCAGCAGATTGATATCCCAGAGGATATGAAAGAAAAGGTCGAGCGTTATCGTAACCACCTTATCGAAGCTGCCGTTGAAGCAGATGACGCGATTATGGAGAAGTATCTGGAAGGTGAAGATCTGACGATTGATGAAATCAAGGCCTGTATTCGTAAGAGCGTATTGACCGGTGAATTCTTCATTGTTTCTGGTGGTGATGGACGAGGTGTGATCGTCGAAAAATTGCTCGATATCGTTGTTGATTACTTACCAAACCCACTCGACATCAATGCTCCGCTTGCCGAGTCAACCAAGACTGGAGAACAAGAATTGGTTAAGGTCGCCGACGATGCACCATTTGTTGGTCTAGCTTTCAAGATCGCTACCGACCCATTTGTTGGTAAGCTCTGCTTCTTTCGCGTCTATGCCGGTACGCTCAAATCAGGCTCGTACGTCCTCAATAGCTCTACTGGTGAGAAAGAGCGCATTGGTCGCATTCTCCGAATGCATGCAAATAACCGAGAAGAAGTACAAGAAGTCTATGCTGGCGAAATCGCTGCGGCAGTGGGACTTAAAGGCACTATGACTGGACACACACTGTGTGATGTTGGGCATGGCGTGCTTCTCGAACAAATTACCTTCCCAGAGCCAGTTATTCAGATTGCCGTTGAGCCAAAGACCAAGGCCGACCAAGAGAAGATGAGCATGGCGCTTTCGCGACTTGCCGAAGAAGACCCTACCTTCCGTGTCAATTCCGACAATGAGGCCGGTCAGACTTTGATTTCGGGGATGGGTGAGCTTCACCTCGAAGTGCTGGTTGATCGCATGAAGCGCGAGTTCAAGGTGGAGGCAAATGTTGGTAAGCCACAAGTAGCGTATCGCGAAACCGTTCGTAAGACCGTGCAGGTTGAGGGTAAGTTCGTACGTCAATCTGGTGGTCGTGGTCAATATGGTCATGTGTGGTTGGAGATCAGCCCGCTGGTGCATGTCGAAGATATTGAGGGCGACAAGCCAACCTACGAGTTTGAAAACGCCATCGTCGGTGGTGTGGTTCCTAAGGAATACATCAAGCCGGTTGACGAGGGCATTAGAGAAGCAATGGGAAATGGTGTACTCGCCGGCTATCCGGTCGTAGACGTGAAGGCCAAGCTCTATGATGGTTCATACCACGAAGTAGACTCCTCAGAAATGGCTTTCAAGATCGCCGGATCGATAGCACTCCAAGAAGGTGTGCGCAAGGCTGACCCAGTGATCCTCGAGCCAGTTATGAAGGTCGAAGTGACGGCACCAGAAGAATTCATGGGTGACGTCGTGGGTGACATCAACTCCAAGCGTGGTCGTATTGATCAAATGTCGGATCGCGCCGGTGCGAAGATTATCGACGCCTTTGTGCCGCTTTCAGAGATGTTTGGATATGCAACCAGCTTGCGCTCAATGACACAGGGTCGCGCGAACTACTCAATGGAGTTTGATCATTACGCAGAAGTCCCGCGTAACATCGCCGAAGATCTCATTGGCAAGAACCCAAGAGCTGCTGCAGCTACAGAATAG